A stretch of the Acyrthosiphon pisum isolate AL4f chromosome A2, pea_aphid_22Mar2018_4r6ur, whole genome shotgun sequence genome encodes the following:
- the LOC100165149 gene encoding kinase suppressor of Ras 1 — MAEEEFDRQLMCDEPEVIQKVIDISSQMLISLRNLCETRAELTQHEIRTLEGKLVKLFSVQLNNRHKNPGRFDCQKLRNSPSINQWLEVVGLSTLSVQRICENISSIEALLLKSENELKSILPEYSLKDEELRRLTRASYNLKKYSETIRPPLTPTLFNHNNRTSDSPISKLTSPKSRRNLNPDVVFSNGLTTPQSPKPLVPDICVKTGHNFSNLLPMLGYCEQCSVRVFVGVKCKICKFRYHKGCLSKVPLHCTKNAATDDNDSTLDELISSSANHSPNFNRPTSHKTSSSLLSKRKTRIPSINSIPVSSKSGGAESSSAPSSTNSSTPSSPALVNTRQTHISSLPTPAITHEQFNYPDTPIYSQELQKNQCRFIESRCGSTDSEQTSIRMDSSEAQNWDTDEMETRGWPRQNSLSLQEWDIPWDELNMCDKLGEGHFGTVYSGNWHGPVAIKVINMDYLDYEKTLEAFKAEVATFRKTRHENLILFMGACMKLPRLAIVTSLANGMTLYRHIHVLKDKFNMSRTTMVAQQISQGMGYLHAKGIIHKDLRSKNIFLENGKVIITDFGLFSVTRLCFRNRTQDGLIVPPGWLCYLAPELVRNLRVHQRPEEEDLPFSKASDVYAFGTVWYELLCGEWPFKSASPEVIIWNIGRGMKQRLANLEASGDVKDILMTCWSFNPEKRPDFAQMLKTLERLPRKRLARSPSHPIHLSRSAESIF, encoded by the exons ATGGCGGAAGAGGAGTTTGATAGGCAGTTGATGTGCGATGAACCTGAAGTGATACAAAAAGTCATCGACATTTCATCACAAATGTTGATCAGCTTGAGGAATCTTTGCGAGACTCGCGCAGAACTTACTCAACATGAAATTAGAACTCTAGAA GGTAAACTAGTGAAGTTGTTTTCAGTGCAGTTAAATAATAGGCATAAAAATCCAGGGCGGTTTGATTGTCAAAAACTTAGAAACTCACCATCAATAAATCAATGGCTGGAAGTTGTAGGACTTAGTACACTTTCTGTACAA agaaTATGTGAAAATATCAGCTCTATTGAAGCATTATTGTTAAAGTCTGAGAATGAATTAAAATCAATTCTTCCAGAATACTCTCTCAAGGATGAAGAACTTAGACGATTAACTAGAGCATcctataatttgaaaaaatatagtg aAACTATAAGG CCACCTTTAACCCCTactttatttaatcataataata GAACCAGTGATAGTCCTATTTCTAAATTAACATCACCAAAAAGTCGACGGAATTTAAATCCCGATGTAGTTTTTTCTAATGGTTTAACAACGCCACAATCTCCAAAACCTTTAGTTCCTGATATTTGTGTTAAAACTGGtcacaatttttcaaatttactgCCTATGCTTGGTTATTGTGAACAATGTTCTGTACGAGTATTTGtgg GTGTTAAgtgtaaaatttgtaaatttcgaTATCATAAGGGCTGTTTGTCAAAAGTTCCATTACATTGTACGAAGAATGCTGCAACAGATGATAATGACTCAACTCTtgatg AGCTAATAAGTTCATCAGCTAATCATTCTCCTAATTTTAATCGCCCTACTTCACACAAGACTTCTTCTTCATTATTATCAAAGAGAAAAACTAGAATACCATCTATAAATTCAATACCAGTTTCT tctaAAAGTGGTGGAGCTGAATCTAGTTCTGCCCCATCTAGTACAAATAGTTCAACACCTTCAAGTCCTGCTCTAGTCAATACCAGACAAACACATATTTCTTCTTTACCAACACCAGCTATTACTCATGAACAATTCAACTATCCTGACACCCCCATATATTCACAAGAATTACAG aaaaatcAATGTAGATTTATTGAATCAAGGTGTGGGAGTACAGATTCAGAACAAACATCAATTAGAATGGATTCTTCCGAAGCTCAAAATTGGGATACCGATGAAATGGAAACAAGAGGTTGGCCAAGACAAAATAGc CTATCTCTTCAAGAATGGGACATACCTTGGGACGAATTAAACATGTGTGACAAATTAGGAGAAGGCCATTTTGGTACTGTATATAGTGGAAATTGGCATGGACCAGTTGCTATCAAAGTAATAAATATGGACTACTTAGATTATGAAAAAACTTTAGAAGCATTCAAAGCTGAA GTGGCTACCTTTCGTAAAACTCGTCatgaaaatcttattttatttatgggtGCCTGTATGAAGCTTCCTAGATTAGCCATTGTAACAAGTCTTGCAAATGGTATGACATTGTACAGACATATACATGTGCTcaaagataaatttaatatgagtCGCACCACAATGGTTGCTCAACAAATATCACAG ggTATGGGATATTTACATGCGAAAGGTATTATACATAAAGACCttagaagtaaaaatatattcttagaaAATGGGAAAGTCATAATTACAGATTTTGGTTTATTCAGTGTTACTAGATTATGTTTTCGCAAccg GACCCAAGATGGTCTCATTGTGCCACCAGGCTGGCTATGTTATTTAGCACCAGAACTAGTTCGTAATTTGCGTGTTCACCAAAGACCCGAGGAAGAAGATTTACCATTTAGTAAAGCATCAGATGTTTATGCTTTtgg aaCCGTTTGGTATGAGTTATTATGTGGTGAATGGCCATTCAAATCAGCCAGTCCAGAAGTTATTATTTGGAACATTGGGCGTGGTATGAAACAAAGATTAGCCAATTTAGAAGCATCTGGAGATGTCAAa gatATATTGATGACTTGTTGGTCATTTAACCCTGAAAAAAGACCAGATTTTGCTCAAATGCTTAAAACACTTGAACGATTGCCACGTAAACGTTTAGCTCGTAGTCCATCACATCCAATTCATTTATCAAGATCAGCAGAAtctatattttaa
- the LOC100160353 gene encoding NADH dehydrogenase [ubiquinone] 1 alpha subcomplex subunit 6-like, translating to MAAREASKCATKIVRPLLSSDKSEAKKRVLNLYKTYYRQIPLMLFDRHLPVSKEECQIKLKEEFLKNKHITDVRVIDMLVIKGQMLLQEIVTKWAQDCHIMTLFKDTVEPKPNDFLSKFVNNNDSQ from the exons atggctGCTCGAGAAGCTTCTAAATGTGCTACTAAAATAGTTCGACCACTATTATCATCTGATAAATCAGAAGCTAAGAAaagagttttaaatttatataaaacatattacagGCAAATTCCGTTGATGT tgtttgaTCGCCATTTACCCGTTTCAAAAGAAGAATGTCAAATTAAGTTGAAAGaagaattcttaaaaaataaacatattactgATGTTAGAGTCATTGATATGTTAGTTATTAAG GGACAGATGCTGTTGCAAGAAATTGTCACAAAATGGGCCCAGGACTGTCACATAATGACATTATTTAAAGATACTGTTGAGCCAAAGCCAAAtgattttttgtcaaaatttgttaataataatgactctcaatag